The proteins below are encoded in one region of Flavobacterium nackdongense:
- a CDS encoding glycosyl hydrolase — translation MKPLHYFKIALLFVLFVTVTIGCSKSEEVDNSDKTAPSLVSSSPTNAEANVPIASSIVIVFSENIILKSNAVLTLNNVPVTASVNLRNLQISTKLANATDYTLLIPANAISDEAGNFTKSITLTFKTAAAVVPVGKIFEAENAQLTNGAAIETTIANFSGTGYVNTNAGDVTFSIQIDDDGYYDVDLRFAATYSDKANSIFVDNQKYASILFPMQSFWGSISAGKFYFKKGLHTIAIIKDWGYVQIDYLKINRDVVGPVPFAIAPALVTPAPSSQASKMYNFLKDNFGTKTISATMANHSTNIDEAIWVNSQTGKWPAMVGFDFIDHTAPTQSWVKYDAPFELSKDWWNNNGLVTLMWHWRDPLNKTGGFYTKDTNFDVSKISDKSSNEYKAMIADIDVIAVYLKQFQAANIPVLWRPLHEASGRWFWWGAKGANPCKELWITMFDRLVNYHKINNLIWVWTSDADVSASSWYPGDNYVDVIGMDIYAGENQHSSQYVAFNKVREFSNGKKIIALSECGSVPDPALMKEYGDMWSWFMPWNADFTRADKYNGATWWNKYFSYDYVITRDKMPSLK, via the coding sequence ATGAAACCACTACACTATTTTAAAATTGCATTACTATTCGTTTTATTTGTAACCGTAACCATCGGATGCAGTAAATCCGAAGAAGTCGATAACTCCGACAAAACCGCGCCTAGTTTAGTTTCTAGTTCGCCTACAAATGCCGAAGCCAACGTTCCTATTGCTTCCAGTATTGTCATTGTTTTTTCAGAAAATATTATCTTGAAATCCAATGCAGTACTAACCTTAAATAATGTACCTGTTACCGCTTCGGTCAATCTGAGAAACCTCCAAATTTCAACCAAATTAGCCAATGCCACAGATTATACATTGTTAATACCGGCAAACGCCATAAGTGATGAAGCGGGTAATTTTACCAAAAGCATCACTTTAACCTTCAAAACTGCAGCCGCGGTGGTTCCGGTAGGTAAAATATTTGAAGCCGAGAATGCTCAACTGACCAATGGCGCTGCCATCGAAACAACAATTGCTAATTTTTCTGGAACGGGTTATGTAAATACCAACGCGGGCGATGTCACATTCAGTATTCAAATTGATGATGATGGATATTACGATGTGGATCTACGATTTGCAGCCACGTATAGCGACAAAGCCAACAGTATTTTTGTAGACAATCAAAAGTATGCCTCTATATTGTTTCCAATGCAATCCTTTTGGGGCTCGATTAGTGCCGGTAAATTTTATTTTAAAAAAGGATTGCACACCATTGCAATAATTAAAGATTGGGGCTATGTTCAAATCGATTATTTGAAAATTAATCGTGATGTAGTTGGTCCGGTTCCTTTTGCAATAGCTCCAGCCTTAGTAACACCAGCTCCCTCATCACAAGCGTCAAAAATGTATAATTTTCTAAAAGATAACTTTGGCACTAAAACTATTTCGGCAACAATGGCCAATCATAGTACCAATATAGACGAGGCCATTTGGGTCAATTCACAAACTGGAAAGTGGCCTGCCATGGTTGGATTCGATTTTATCGACCACACGGCGCCTACACAATCTTGGGTCAAATATGATGCTCCTTTTGAATTGAGTAAGGATTGGTGGAACAACAACGGTTTGGTTACTTTGATGTGGCATTGGCGCGATCCTCTCAATAAAACAGGCGGATTTTACACCAAAGATACCAACTTCGATGTTTCGAAAATTTCAGATAAAAGTTCGAATGAATACAAAGCTATGATTGCCGACATTGATGTAATAGCGGTGTATTTGAAACAATTTCAAGCTGCAAATATTCCTGTATTATGGCGCCCGTTGCACGAAGCTTCAGGAAGATGGTTTTGGTGGGGGGCCAAAGGGGCCAATCCCTGCAAAGAATTATGGATAACGATGTTCGATAGACTGGTAAACTACCATAAAATAAATAATTTGATTTGGGTTTGGACTTCCGATGCCGATGTCAGTGCGTCAAGTTGGTATCCTGGTGATAATTATGTCGATGTGATTGGTATGGATATTTACGCAGGAGAAAATCAACATTCATCACAATATGTTGCTTTCAATAAAGTGCGTGAGTTTTCAAACGGTAAAAAAATAATTGCGCTCAGTGAGTGCGGTTCTGTGCCTGATCCTGCATTAATGAAAGAGTACGGCGATATGTGGTCCTGGTTTATGCCTTGGAACGCCGATTTTACCAGAGCCGACAAATACAATGGCGCCACTTGGTGGAACAAATATTTCAGCTACGATTATGTGATAACACGCGACAAAATGCCATCACTCAAATAA
- a CDS encoding Gfo/Idh/MocA family protein, with protein MKKLRLGIVGTGFITDYHYQAFRKNRNADIRGMCHTYQRNHPQYKQKQESLIEKCKGLEMRAYSDFDELVSDPHIDALIISSINSLHFEQIVAAINNRKHVLADKPVVTDVNQLEAIEQLSEEKGITIFPAHNFVYSKAIQKAKECIETGKIGQIIHASFISSHTISTEHIQGWRSDSELSKGGAMFDSGHHLLYQCLYLLGKPTKISSFKSRTVLKNMDCEDSMQLSVQFGNGAMAVLMQSWATDHAKMINGIRILGTYGSIVLTDALYFNDKKILKKNDYLESFMNLSKAFTDTILKKAPPLSDLNTVREILEITKKAYQIAETESVRII; from the coding sequence ATGAAAAAATTACGATTAGGAATAGTAGGTACCGGATTTATAACGGATTATCATTATCAAGCCTTTCGAAAAAACAGAAATGCAGACATTAGGGGCATGTGCCATACCTATCAGAGAAATCATCCTCAATACAAGCAGAAACAGGAATCCCTCATTGAAAAATGCAAGGGTTTAGAAATGAGAGCTTATAGTGATTTTGATGAATTGGTTTCAGACCCCCATATCGATGCGCTCATTATCAGCAGTATCAATTCGCTGCATTTTGAACAGATTGTCGCTGCCATTAATAATAGAAAACATGTACTAGCGGATAAGCCTGTGGTTACCGATGTGAATCAACTTGAAGCCATTGAACAGCTCAGTGAGGAGAAAGGTATTACGATATTTCCAGCACATAATTTTGTGTATTCCAAAGCCATTCAAAAAGCGAAAGAGTGCATCGAGACTGGGAAAATAGGGCAAATTATACACGCCTCATTCATTTCTTCGCATACTATTTCTACTGAACATATTCAGGGATGGAGATCCGATAGCGAATTGAGCAAAGGCGGTGCCATGTTCGATAGTGGTCATCATTTACTGTATCAATGTTTGTATTTATTAGGCAAACCAACAAAGATCTCTAGTTTTAAATCGAGAACGGTTTTGAAAAATATGGATTGCGAAGACAGTATGCAACTCAGTGTGCAATTTGGCAATGGCGCTATGGCAGTACTGATGCAATCCTGGGCAACCGACCACGCAAAGATGATCAATGGCATCCGCATTTTAGGTACGTACGGGAGCATCGTTCTCACAGATGCCCTCTATTTTAATGATAAAAAAATATTGAAAAAAAATGACTATTTAGAATCTTTTATGAACCTATCAAAAGCGTTTACCGATACCATTTTGAAAAAAGCACCACCACTATCCGATTTAAATACTGTTCGAGAAATTTTAGAAATTACCAAAAAAGCATATCAAATTGCTGAGACTGAATCCGTAAGAATTATATAA
- a CDS encoding glycoside hydrolase family 26 protein: MNYFKKQILQITFSFLLSINFLVAQKSAEQPLTMVDQKATKATKAVFSNMFSASKKGIMLGHQDDAAYGREWYNLPGRSDVKETAGDYPAVVGWELADVELGAQRNIDSVYFSNMKNLIRQVHERGSINTISWHANNIVTGKSAWDCKQDSVVRSILKGGSNHERFLKYLDKVADFFQDLKDKNGEPIPVIFRMFHEHTGAWFWWGAKQCTPDEYIALYQMTVGYLRDVKQVHNLIYAFSPAEITSEAQFLSRFPGKEWVDIVGFDTYCPDSTAKVVWYKETVTTGLKVITKYASDNQKIAILAETGQEGIQVKNYFTEILLPLIKDYNLSYVLLWRNAFNIKKHYYIPYPNHPEASDFIRFTKDKHILLSQEAAKLELYKNQ; encoded by the coding sequence ATGAACTATTTTAAAAAACAAATCCTTCAAATCACTTTTAGTTTTTTGTTAAGTATTAATTTCTTAGTTGCCCAAAAATCGGCAGAACAGCCATTAACTATGGTCGATCAAAAGGCTACAAAAGCTACAAAAGCAGTGTTCAGCAATATGTTTAGCGCATCCAAAAAAGGGATAATGCTGGGGCATCAAGACGATGCTGCCTATGGGCGGGAGTGGTACAACCTTCCCGGTCGTTCGGATGTGAAAGAAACAGCAGGCGACTATCCCGCTGTAGTAGGCTGGGAGTTAGCCGATGTCGAGTTGGGTGCACAACGCAATATTGATTCAGTGTATTTCAGCAACATGAAAAATTTAATTCGTCAGGTACACGAACGGGGTAGCATCAATACCATCAGTTGGCACGCCAACAATATTGTAACGGGAAAATCGGCTTGGGATTGCAAACAAGATTCAGTGGTCAGGAGCATACTCAAGGGCGGCTCAAATCACGAACGTTTTCTGAAATACCTCGATAAAGTAGCTGATTTTTTTCAAGATCTAAAGGACAAGAATGGCGAGCCTATCCCAGTTATTTTTCGAATGTTTCACGAACATACCGGAGCATGGTTTTGGTGGGGAGCCAAACAATGTACACCTGATGAATACATTGCTTTATATCAAATGACTGTTGGATATTTGCGTGATGTTAAGCAAGTACACAACCTGATTTATGCCTTTTCTCCAGCCGAAATTACTAGCGAAGCACAATTTTTAAGCCGTTTTCCGGGGAAAGAATGGGTAGATATCGTCGGTTTTGACACCTATTGTCCGGATTCAACGGCAAAAGTGGTCTGGTATAAAGAAACGGTGACAACGGGATTGAAGGTGATTACCAAATACGCTTCGGACAACCAAAAGATAGCCATTTTAGCCGAAACAGGACAAGAAGGAATTCAAGTAAAAAACTACTTCACCGAGATTTTGCTTCCCCTGATTAAAGATTACAATTTAAGTTATGTTTTGTTGTGGCGCAATGCTTTTAATATTAAAAAACATTATTACATACCCTATCCCAATCATCCTGAAGCTAGTGACTTTATCCGTTTTACCAAAGACAAACACATACTGTTGAGCCAAGAAGCGGCAAAATTAGAATTATATAAAAACCAATAA